Proteins encoded within one genomic window of Vicinamibacteria bacterium:
- a CDS encoding EAL domain-containing protein, with protein MRLLTGFLPAVLWSTDTDLRITSSRGAGLEPLGLQPCQAVGRTLYEYFDTADSAFPPIAAHLRALGGEDVDFAFTWQGRAFQTHVEPFRGPSSELRGAVGVAVDITERRCAEEKLHHVARHDALTGLPNRPFLLERLQHALAGLQQGRQPFALLLLRLDRFRAINDSLGHITGDWILSAIARRLESAVRPPDLVARFGGDGFAVLIDQVENGQEATIRGQRVQEALAEPFLFGGRELVTTASMGIALASRAHRRPEDILRDADTALRRARALGRARFEVFDDAMHEREVALLETEMGLRRALERGEFQLHYQPIVALGAGNIAGFEGLVRWRHPERGLLPPADFLSVAEDTGLILPIDRWVLEEGCRQTQAWSRERLGERPLELSVNLSGKDLLQRDLVDQVQAALRTTGMEARNLRLEITEGVLLEDAVAAGATLSRIRDLAVEVSIDDFGTGYSSLSHLHNLPVNHLKIDRCFVSEMDFRPQKLEIVRTIVTLAHRLGMDVVAEGVETQDQLSRLQTMGCDYAQGYLFSGPVDAAAARRLLDALIQPGKGWGYDVPRSKDRDDVHDV; from the coding sequence ATGCGCCTCCTGACTGGGTTCCTGCCGGCCGTGCTTTGGTCCACGGATACCGACCTCCGCATCACATCCTCCCGCGGGGCGGGGCTCGAGCCGCTGGGTCTGCAGCCCTGCCAAGCCGTGGGGAGGACTCTCTACGAGTACTTCGACACGGCGGACTCTGCCTTCCCGCCCATCGCCGCCCACCTTCGGGCGCTCGGGGGCGAGGACGTGGACTTCGCCTTCACGTGGCAGGGGCGGGCGTTCCAGACCCACGTCGAGCCCTTCCGCGGTCCCTCAAGCGAGCTTAGGGGCGCGGTCGGCGTGGCCGTCGACATCACGGAGCGAAGGTGCGCCGAGGAGAAACTCCATCACGTGGCCCGTCACGACGCCCTCACCGGCCTTCCCAATCGGCCGTTTCTGTTGGAGCGACTCCAGCATGCTCTCGCCGGCCTCCAGCAAGGCCGGCAACCCTTCGCCCTGTTGCTGCTCAGGCTCGATCGTTTCCGCGCCATCAATGACAGCTTGGGCCACATTACCGGCGACTGGATCCTGTCCGCCATCGCCCGCCGGCTGGAGTCTGCCGTTCGGCCGCCGGACCTTGTCGCACGCTTCGGGGGAGACGGGTTCGCAGTCCTGATTGACCAGGTGGAGAATGGCCAAGAGGCGACGATCAGGGGCCAGCGGGTTCAGGAGGCTCTGGCGGAGCCCTTCCTTTTCGGTGGCCGCGAGTTGGTGACGACGGCCAGCATGGGGATCGCTTTGGCCTCGAGGGCCCACCGGCGGCCGGAGGACATCCTCCGCGACGCCGACACCGCGCTCCGTCGAGCCCGAGCCCTGGGACGCGCTCGTTTCGAGGTTTTCGACGACGCCATGCACGAACGGGAAGTTGCCCTGCTCGAGACAGAGATGGGACTGCGCCGTGCGCTGGAGCGGGGCGAATTCCAGCTCCACTACCAGCCCATCGTGGCCTTGGGGGCTGGGAACATCGCGGGGTTCGAAGGCCTGGTGCGGTGGCGCCATCCCGAGCGCGGCCTGCTGCCACCCGCGGATTTCCTCTCCGTGGCAGAGGACACGGGGCTGATCCTGCCCATCGACCGCTGGGTTCTCGAAGAGGGGTGCAGGCAGACGCAGGCCTGGAGCAGGGAGCGTCTTGGGGAGCGCCCGCTCGAGCTCAGCGTCAACCTGTCCGGGAAGGACTTGCTGCAGCGCGATCTGGTGGACCAGGTCCAGGCGGCGCTGCGCACCACCGGAATGGAGGCTCGCAACTTACGCCTCGAGATCACTGAGGGGGTGCTTCTGGAGGACGCGGTCGCCGCCGGCGCTACCCTCTCTCGGATCCGGGATTTGGCGGTTGAGGTGAGCATCGACGACTTCGGCACCGGATACTCGTCCCTGAGCCACCTCCACAACCTGCCCGTGAATCACCTGAAGATCGACCGCTGCTTCGTGAGCGAGATGGATTTCCGCCCCCAAAAGCTGGAGATCGTGCGCACCATCGTGACACTCGCGCACCGGCTGGGGATGGACGTCGTGGCGGAGGGCGTTGAGACACAGGATCAACTAAGCCGTTTGCAGACTATGGGTTGTGACTATGCCCAGGGCTACCTATTCTCCGGCCCGGTG